Proteins from one Larimichthys crocea isolate SSNF chromosome XX, L_crocea_2.0, whole genome shotgun sequence genomic window:
- the LOC104934732 gene encoding acetylcholinesterase, whose protein sequence is MLAQIVTDYVFLCPSRRSARAGTTAGSAVWMYVFDHVASDHRVWSGLTFCYHHACHGAELPFLFDSASVANFTLTLPEKLLSNRMLCYWGAFAHTGDPSSRAQQTTFCREQRLPVWPRYSDTSGWLVMNLTVRSHAQVGTRSHMCDFWDKLGIY, encoded by the exons ATGCTGGCTCAG ATAGTCACCGACTACGTCTTCCTGTGTCCATCCAGGAGGTCGGCACGTGCTGGCACCACAGCAGGCAGCGCGGTGTGGATGTACGTGTTCGACCACGTGGCATCAGACCATCGCGTGTGGTCTGGTCTAACTTTCTGCTACCATCACGCCTGCCATGGCGCTGAACTGCCTTTTCTCTTCGATTCTGCCTCGGTGGCCAACTTCACCCTGACGCTGCCAGAGAAGCTGCTGTCCAATCGGATGCTGTGCTACTGGGGTGCCTTTGCCCACACTGGTGACCCTTCCTCACGGGCCCAACAGACGACGTTCTGCCGGGAGCAGCGTCTGCCTGTTTGGCCACGCTACTCTGACACCAGCGGCTGGCTGGTCATGAACCTGACAGTGCGTTCACATGCACAAGTGGGAACCAGAAGCCACATGTGTGACTTCTGGGACAAACTGGGCATCTATTAG